The Phragmites australis chromosome 13, lpPhrAust1.1, whole genome shotgun sequence DNA window GAAAAGGGACGAGCACAAAAGAAGGAGGAGTGCGAGGAGAAGCTCACCGTGTGCTTGTTTGGCCGGAAAGAGCGTTGTAGCGGCGGCTCAACATGCGATCGGATCGGGTGGTGGCCGAAGTTGGGGAAGATGAGGCCGACGCACTCAATTTAGGTCAAGAAAGGGCTGAACAGGGTTCGGGCGTTGTGGATGGTGCTCGGTGGCAGCTTTGCGCTTTGCTCTATGCTCTGGACGAGAGAGGGAAgaatgagggagagggagaggacggAGGTGCAGCTCCCTTTAAAGGGCTCGGGATGACAGCGTCCATGGGCTAGTGAGCTctatttttttgagagagagaaagaagaggaaagaagaaaagatgagATGTCATATGACAAGTGGGACCCACTACCACGTGTGACCCACACTAGACAAAACCACTGTCAAAATCACGCGAGGAGGGAAAAATTCCATTATAGATAgttaaaaaaagtaaaatatctGATCTTACGATTGATAAAGAGAAAAACAGACTCGAACGCTAGCTGAGGAGGCAAAATGAACTAAACATTTTCAGTTCCCTCTAAACCTATCGGGCCGAAAGCCCCTACCTCCCTAACCTAAACCCCTCCTGCGAACCCCGGCCTTGTTCCCTTTTTCAGCCCAACCCACCAAAAGCGGAGGCCATCCTCGTTTCTCTCGCAACGCGTTGAGTCAGCCCAGCCGCCCTCCCTCTCATCTGCGCCAACTGCCGCAGCGAACTGGCCTGTTGGGCCCAACCGCATGGGCGTCGTGCCCCGGCCGCTTTCCCTTTTGTCGCTCGCTGACGAGTGGGGTCTGCCGCCTGGCCGTCGTCTTCCACCTCGCAATCACCCCACAAAATGACTGCCAAGCCTTATCCCCGAAGCTGGTCGAGCCGTTGGAGCGCCCGTGAGCGCCTCGGGTTCCCCCTCCTCTCACCCTCTTTGCCCGGTTGCCGTGACCAGGCCTCGACTGCTGCTCGCCTGCCGTCTCAGGGCGACGCGATTCGAAATCGCGCCCGCCCGTGAAGCCACCGCGCGCGCCCGAGCCCGAGAGcttcccaaaccctagccaccctCGTTTCCCCTGTAAATGGAGCCCTCTCCGCTCAttcccttcccctccctccaTTCCACCTCTCGGCCGCCACTTTTCCCCACCGAgaccacccactccctctcttttctccctCTGCCCCGGTGAGGGCAGCCGACCGCGACCCTCACCACCGGTAAGCGCACCCGCCACCCGTGCTCCTTGCGGCCTCGCTGCTCATCCTTGGAGGCTAACCGTGCCGATGGTTGGCCTTGAAGGCAGCAGGGAAAGGAAGATCCGCCACCGCCGTCGGAGGATCGCCGACCCAGCTTTCGTTCGCCGCCGTCTCTCTCCCTGGTGAGCCTCCTCGCCATTGCACCTCCCTTGTCCCTCATCGCGCGGTTCCCTAACCGGCAACCGCCCCCCTTTCGCAGCTCGAAGATGACCGGAGATCGGGGCACGTGAAGGAGACGCCGCCGGCAGCATCTCCCTCTCTTCCGAGTTTCGGTGCGGCTTCCCCGtgctcccttctccctctccgTGCGCTAGCCAGCTCCCCCTTCTCTTCCTCACTGAGCACTGCACAAGCACTATCTCTTTTCCCCACCGCCGGCCATCCTCAGGTGACTAGCGCGGCACCAGCATGCGCCATGGCTTCCCCTCTTCACGTAAAGCTGCCTAATGCCTAGGTTAGAGCCGTTAGTTGCCGCCGCCTTCTTCTCGGTTCCTCTTACTTAACTGCACCTTAACTGCACCGTGTGAAGTAGCCACCGTCATGTGAGCTGCACGGGGTGACATAGTTACTGACACGTGTGACTCATTTAAATTGGAACACATATTAGTGGTCACATCATGATATAGTTAAGTTAGAGCATCTCTTTCTCGTCGTCTCAACGTAGGAGATGGTATTCCTTTGTTTCAAAGGACCATGTAGGAGATGGTATtcaaatcctataaaatttctCTAAACATCCTATGTTCCAAATGACCTTTAGTTTTGAATCATGTTAAGGGCCCTTTCAAGTTTTGGATGAAGGGTGACTAAAATAACCTCCTGCCATATCTTATGACGGAAAACGAGGTAGTAAATGAATAGAGTTATTAGAGGTAGTTTGCAAACCTTCAAGTATATGTAAACAAAATTTCTAGTGAAAAAATCCAAGTATCTGTAAACGGAGGGAGTGCTTACAAGCACACATCAAAGACATCACCAAACTATAATAACTATAAGTTGGAGATGTGTGATGTAGGTAAGTTTAATTTCGTATCGCCTAGCATCCAACGGCCACCAGCCATGTACTGCAACCAGTGCATTTTTTGGTTTGATGCATCATGGGATTTTCACGATGGCACAAATGGCCACGATACGCCAAGAACCATGTGCTCCTTTTGCACCAtcttaatatttaataaaaatgtGAACAAACCATCAATTCATATGTTGAATTACCTTGTAAAACCGAATTAGTTCAGATCGATAACTTCTCTTCATTCAGTCCAACGAAACGTAGATACATAAAAACAATTCCATCCAATGAAGAACCTCCAATTGTTGCTTTCCAATTATGTAGCAAGCCAGCTCCCAGATCGCTGGAGCAAGAGTCGGACCAAGGACATCCAGCTCTTCCATATTTTCTTCTGTTTTGGTAGATGCCATTATCCCCTCCTGTGGAGCTCACTGGCTCACAGTCCTCAAGAAATGGGTGATCCGTGTAGCCGACAACAGGATCATCGGTATAGAATGTTGATCGATCGTACTTGTTCAGAGGAGAGTTCAAACGTCGGCAGGACAGGATTAGCCAAGAACAAGCGACCATACACGACCATGTCAGTGTATCCATCAGCCACAACTTTGTTTCCCTCCTCCCTGTCGTACCCTCCACCAACCATGAACGTTCCGTTGAAGGCCTTCCTCATTTGGTTCCACCGCACCGGAGTACAGGATGTTGTATTTTGTTCAGTTCCTGAGCCATGTAGACACCCAATGTGTATGGGTCTGAGTCATGCCATCTGAGGTACTTGCCATGAGAGAGGCGGATCCCGACACGGTCGGACCCAACCTTGCCACCACGGCGTCAACTACCTCAAGGGCAAAGCAACAGCAGTTTGTCAGTTATCATCTCGGTTAACTCCAATAATCTACCGAGTCCTAAGGGCATGTACAATACAAAATACAAAGACTCTTATCTAGCTGcttaaagagagagaaaaatactACATCATCAAGTAAATATGCAAGAACCTCAATCTACAATGGGAATTACTATTTTATAGATGTTTAAAGGGACCGTTAAATTTAAGAGCTCGTTTAAGTGTCTTCGCCCACAATGCACCTGAGCTGCTTCCACCATTTTTGCCTCAAGTAACAACCAAGCGCCAGACTCCACCAGGTCGCAGGCAAACTGTTCAACGCGTCGATCTCCAGAGGGAGCAGCGACTCCGCCTGCAAGCGTCCTTGAGCGATCGGGTTGGCCTCCACCGTGACATGATATCCGAAAGGTCCGAATTGTCTCTAGTTGGGGTCCGCGAGTTGAACTTAGTTTTGGACCCGGAAATTCCGGGTGAATCCGAAACCTCCAGATTCTGTTAAATTGTCGATGTTCTAAGTGAAGCTAACTCCGAATGAATTCGAATATTCTAGATTGAGCTAGAATTTACTGAAACGGCTAGTTTTAGGTATAAATATCCCCTCACCCCCTTCTCTCATGGCCTGCCAACCTAACCCGTGACAAACCCATTGAAAGCACCACTAGAGCACTCCCCATTCCCTTTGGCTTTAATTCTTGCTAGGTTTTGAAAGTTAGATGAGAGATTTGatattgagtgcaagtgagcatCATTCTCATCTTTGAGCACTTACTCATTGTCAAGCCACATCGACATCGAGTTTGCTACTCTTGGAGGTTCATCAACCTAGATGGCTAGACGTCACTCACcgagcacccaaacttgtaGAGTGCCACAAGAAGTTTGTGGAGGCTCCTTCAAACCTCCGCAAAGGAAGTGGACAATTGAGTAAAACCGAGCTCAATCTTTTTGTCGCTTGATGATGTAAAGAGTTGAAATAGATTCGcgtctttgtgagctcctcaatggagacgtaggattctTAGATTCGAACTTTAGAAACAAATCACTTGTCTCGTTGCTTATGTTCTCATGTTCATGTGTTCATTTTTGTTCTAGTTGACTTTTGATAACTCACCCCGATTTACTTGTTTGTGTGATTGTGGCTGCAAAAAGACTTATGGAAAGAACTTACCACATCTCTTGTGACCTGTAGTAACATCTAAAATACTCTAGGAGTGCCTAGACGTTGTTCGATTTCATACTCTGTATTCGGAAAGTCCGGGTTAAGCTCATAACTTCTGATACCCAGAAGTTTCAAATTAAACCCAAATGTTCCAGATTTTGTTTAATCCGatgcaaaattttaattttttagaaacgcctattcaccccctttagGTGACATCACAAACCTTCATAGTGCCGCAAGTTGACACCTGGGCGATGGTGGCGTGGTGGCTAGAGTTAGGTGTGAGGACTAGGAGTGGAGACTTGGGGTGGCAAGCCGTACGCGTCGTTGCGGGTAGGGGTCTAGCAGGGTTGACAGGTGAGTCGGGCCAGCATGGGCATGGCCTAGCTCGGGCACGAGacggcccaggaggcacggcacggcccgggcACGGACGGCCCAgcacggcacggtcggcccaTCACgctaacgggttaaacgggtcGGGATtgcaaaaaattcaaaaaaattgcaaaaatcaccatttttcacctataaatagaggagcattctacccttccattccacaccagcaacaccattttctctcttgtttcctcctctcattcttgtctcaaagttcctgagaattagcgataatttagcaaaattagtttgaattgttgcaaaaaaatccgagcaattccaaaaccgtcatcctACTGACTTGttgtcttgaagttgaagaaatcttggtgatttttttgtatcgttgttgagtcttattttattattagttttattacttgattatttctaactctgaatatttgcaatttttgtagtgtcattcgatattgatcatggatgccggtgatcatgatacatccatagatcataatttttttctccaaggactcacaggggactacgacccatttgatactagtgctgcaagtgatgatggacccgacggtgaacctccggttggttcacatgcaggtgatgcagcagcagttccatcgtcaggctctacaagtgcgcacacattagcaagcaccgggCCTAAAAGATCAAGAACCGGTACTTTtcaagtttggcaagactttaaaaggttctacaaagaggaagatagggtaagtgtcaggtatactaggtgttatatttacaaacatgaattatctgcaaaaccctcgggtggaacggggcacttgaagaggcacgtcACAAGTttcaagcgaaagagtggagcagccatgaagcagacggtgttgcagtacaaccccgacggctctgtttgtcattgggagtacgactctgccaatgctcgaaaagagctatgtcgcttcattgcaagagcggatctaccactcaatatcggtgagtctgctgcaatGGTGGCacgagcacaagacgaattatccagtgctttcactgttagcacgagatttgttaacggttcctgtatctacagtttttTCTGAGGCcgccttcagtcttactggaaggataatcgaagagagaagaacaaatctgtcaagtaaGATgattgaaatactcaccatagtaaaggattgggaacaagttgaagcacgaatgcaacacactacagaaaacactgagcttgaagaatcattccaaaattggtatctagatgctgatgagaacgtgtaatttcaaattttctgagttaggttgtactcttttttcctttgctagaaaggtttttaatgaggcaacctatcaataaagctcatttttagaattaatcatgtgtccctattatttctaagttttttttattttattcatgttttttgtttattttttttaaaataacccctacggccccacccccacccacctctcctctcatcttggcctataaataccatctcaaactccatgtgtTCTCATCGGCCACACATCTCTCTTTTCATAGTTGCTAGCCAAGTAACcagtagccacttcacatcaagaaaccaattccataTTTTAATTCATAGATCAAGACGCTGAGAACTCGCATGCATgatcatgggtgtggcaacattttaaAAAGGTCTTTAGAAAAATTAAcagggaacaggtaagatttgctatgtgtaatatatgcagcaaaaaattaggtgccagatctctaaatagaacgggacacttgaagaagcatattaaatattgcaagcaaaattctagagtttctaatgaaaccatataATTTTCGAAgcataatcataggttgtactcttttttccttctagtagaaaggtttttaacgaggcaaccaatcaataaagctcttatgtatttattttctatatttttattattattttggatttttttagctattattttttatttttttctattttcggagtgctgacgggcccagcatgcctccaccgtgccgaccaagcccgtcgtgccttcccgtgccgacctaGCCCGTcatgcctccaccgtgccggtcgggcccgccgtgccaaacgggcccgtcgtgcctccaccgtgccgattGGGCCCTCCGTGCCGAACgagcccatcgtgccgaccgtgccgtgggccgacccGGCACGGCATGGTAAcagctgggccgtgccgtgggccgccgaCTCGACACGtgggccagcacggcacggcccgttatagtaaatgggccaatcgggccgtgccgagctaaGTCCGTGCCGGGCCGACCCGATTGGTCCATTTAGTCATCTTTAGAACCGATCActgaacataaaaaaaaactaataattTTGGTGGTTCGGTTACAATTTGGTTCGGTTTATCGGTACcagtattattattattattattttgccCAAGGCCTACCTATCATAAAGAAATTGGCTGCACCTTAATTACTTAATTTTTCTGCAGTACCTAGTAATCTTCAGGATGTTGACTTGGCCATAGTGAGAACTGCAAGCATAGTAATAGATGGTTTTCTTTGtaacttgtttttcttttctcttttgttaACTATCAGCTTAGGCCCTCTCCAACAGGATctgcaaatttgaggattctagtgctacagtactttgcagggtactgtagcactaagaAATTCGTCTCCAACAGAGTctgtatccagtgatacagtgctgctacagtgttagagatatgggatactgtaatagtgataggggatgctgtaatagtattttgaggatgaaaatttgaggtagctgttggagatggtcttaccaGCATCTATAGCATTTCTTGCAGCTGTTCTGAAATGATTGACGTCATCGGGGATCTCTTCTACAGTTAAGCGTATTGGAAATCCGGAAATGGATCTTCTGACTTCGCTAAGCAAAACAGTACCGTGACTTTAGCTTTGTTGTGAGCCTGGATTGGAAATGGATGATCAAGATTTAGTGCCACAGTAATCTACAGTATGCTACAGTACCTACATTGCTTTGCTTCAGCAAGTCAGATGATCCATTTCCTGGAACTTCATGTAGTCATCTTCATTCTTTTCCACTGGCTTATCTGTGCTTGAGATGGGTTCTTCCTCTGGAAATACAAATGATAACCATCCTTCATAGTCATTATTGCTTCGAAAAGATCAGATGAAATTATTCAACTAATTTATAAATTCAGATGCAATGCGGCACTACTAGAGTACAAACATActgaaataattaatttttcagTTCAGTGTTGGAGCAGAAAGAGAGCAAGTGAGGCTCCAGTGGTTGCACCAAAACCAGAAAAAGAAGATTCCTTGCAGCAGAAGATACAAAAGATgacctataaatatgtataacGGAACCACATAATACTCGGGTTAAATTTAGTTGTATATGTTACAGGTTGAGGGCTATGTTGAGTGTGGGAAGAAGATAGCATTCTCCAAACATCATTTTGCATTCATCATGATGGTTACGACATAGAAATGGAAGGGATCATGTAAGAAACATTTACCCATGTCAGATGCTCTTCCGACATGCCAAATCTGGCAGAAGAATACTAAACTCATTCCTTGAGCATCAGATGGCACCCCTGCGACTTCAGCAATCATAAGCCCCCCCTCTGTAGCCCACTGTGAGTAGTACAGTATGGCATGAGATTGTGGGAGTCTGGGAGATTGCCAAATGATCTGGATCCTGTTAGGGGTGCCAGCACAATTCTGCATGAAGAAAGTGAACAGAGAGAAGATGACAGGTAGCACTGTAGTATGCCATTTACCGGTCCAATGCAATGCATGTAGTCAGAAGACTTGATAGAGCCTTCTCAGACTTTTCTTACTCCTAAAGTATCAGTATGTGAAGGACATGGTTGTTTATAGTTTGATTTTGACAAGTGAACTACTCACAGAAAACATTATCTTTCCATACCTGCATTCTTTTAACACAGGTTGTGCATTTGTTATGATCACACCGAAACATTGAATATGTTTTGTGTGAGTTCAATGGTGTTTACCATTTCAAGCAATATCCTGCTTGTTTTAATATCATCATAGTTACAAAAATGATTGATATTAAGAAACAGATCAATGTCTATCCCAAAGGCACGGAACATGCAGCAGAAAGGAAGAAATAATTACAGTCAGTACACAAACTCTACCCATACAAGACATGTCTGTATAAGAAGAACATAGTGTatgaagagaagaaaaggcAAACTTTAGATGATTGCCAAAACAAAGGTGATGAATTTGCAGGTCAATAACACAACTGATGCATCAGAAAGTTTGAAGAACAGAAGAAAGCAAGGAGATATAGGAAACTGACAAATGAAGCCATCCGAGTTTACTGAAACTCTGGCTGAAAATGACTGAAAAGGTTGTCCAACTAATCTGTGTGAGAGCCTGAATCTTCCCGTTTCATAAGGACTCGGAAGAGGCATAGCCTCCATGATGGCCCTCGCTCTTGCTCCTCTGCTACTACTCTTTAGAGGAACCTGAGAATGGCTTGCTATTTAATGTCTAGTGCACTACAGGATGATACTTAC harbors:
- the LOC133888830 gene encoding putative 12-oxophytodienoate reductase 12 isoform X2; translation: MASFNCAGTPNRIQIIWQSPRLPQSHAILYYSQWATEGGLMIAEVAGVPSDAQGMSLVFFCQIWHVGRASDMEEEPISSTDKPVEKNEDDYMKFQEMDHLTC
- the LOC133888830 gene encoding putative 12-oxophytodienoate reductase 12 isoform X1, translating into MERLGYSSARFGMLEQHMTWNCAGTPNRIQIIWQSPRLPQSHAILYYSQWATEGGLMIAEVAGVPSDAQGMSLVFFCQIWHVGRASDMEEEPISSTDKPVEKNEDDYMKFQEMDHLTC